Genomic segment of Salvia splendens isolate huo1 chromosome 12, SspV2, whole genome shotgun sequence:
ctgcTCGTCCCCCATCTCGATCTCGGGAAAGCCCATGTGGGGCGCTTCATCAAcactcgagctcgggctcacaTCCCTAAATTGCAAGTTCCGCGGATTCACCGCCGTGACTTGTTCGTGGACCGCAGCCTTCATCTTCCAGTTTTCCTTGTGGAAAGGACCGTTCACATAGGTGTTGACGGTGTCCGGGAGGGGGTAATGATCTGCTGCCCTCTGTATCAAATATATCTGCCCTCGTTGGTCCACTCCGACCAGCCTTGTTCTTCTCAGAAAGCCGAAGTCCATCAAGTTGTCACCAATGTCGGCGACCAAGCCCCTCGTCGACACTCCCAGATGGAGTGCAATAGCTGACACAACCGCACCGACACAGAGTGTGCCGGTTTTCTTCTTCGAAGCCCTCTCAAGATGTTTGATCATGAAGTGGCCCAAATTCAAGGGAGCCTCCTTGTGCAAAATAGTCCATAACAGGAAGAGCTCGTCTCTCTGCACACTCCCATGCTCATGACGAGCGAAGGGGTAACATACACACGCCTTCTGGAGTAAGCGCAAGGCTGGGTTCCTAATGAGAGAACCCTTTGCCCTGTTGGCGGCGAAGTTGTCATCAACGGTAGTGATGGCCTTCCAGAAGTCATTCGCATTGTGACTGAAGTTAAACGGCTCTCTATACACCTCCCCTGAAAATCCAAAGATCTCCTTGAATTGTGCCATCGTCACTGTG
This window contains:
- the LOC121759300 gene encoding uncharacterized protein LOC121759300, which produces MAPNHSGVNLNAEEKKKWAELSQLPYRVARYPCPITIRRLGIEQCFNELCEEGQLNGLFMAQRNPSYQRLTLEFLSTLEVIMNRREIVAIKFRMRNAEYTVTMAQFKEIFGFSGEVYREPFNFSHNANDFWKAITTVDDNFAANRAKGSLIRNPALRLLQKACVCYPFARHEHGSVQRDELFLLWTILHKEAPLNLGHFMIKHLERASKKKTGTLCVGAVVSAIALHLGVSTRGLVADIGDNLMDFGFLRRTRLVGVDQRGQIYLIQRAADHYPLPDTVNTYVNGPFHKENWKMKAAVHEQVTAVNPRNLQFRDVSPSSSVDEAPHMGFPEIEMGDEQNEEENEEEGEDQPTYQGGDEAGTSTQRTRSRQERQEEDYGSINERLTRMELRQQEYWVQNEARWDQFETNWTQFTDFNNAQWANINARFDEFRGQWQHPPPPPQ